The following nucleotide sequence is from Anopheles stephensi strain Indian chromosome 3, UCI_ANSTEP_V1.0, whole genome shotgun sequence.
AGCTATGTGGTAGGAAGATCAGTTTGATTCGTACAAGAAAGATATAAATATGCAAAGTTTAAACATGGACAACTTCCAAGAAAACCGTGAGAATTCTCTACTAGACTTGAGctttgaaaatattgctccGGCTCTGGCGACGGATGGCACACTAGGCAACACACTCGGAACTGTAGAAAATCGTGAAGATTTGCTGTTCACCAGTATCGCCGAACCAGAGGCAAAATCCAAAGACGGTGATGTTTTCGATGAGTGCATGCCGATGGTTAATAGCACTTTTGGAACTGAAAAGTTGACCGATCAGAATGAGCCATTTTCGGTGGTGGAGCAAGTTCCTTCCGCAGCCTCCCAAAACGTGTCCAACGAGTTCAGTAATCCGGAGCCAAACGAGGAGATTGAAAGTGATTACATGAATCCTTACGCAGACATACGATcacaaaaagaggaaaaacccAGTATCCTCGACGAGTCAGCTGCTGCACCCTTTTCTGATGCCCCAGTGGAATTGGAGCCAGAACCGGAAAAAGTCGTTGCTCCACAAGGCAATGCTGCTCAGACATTGGACAAAGTAGTTGCCAAAAGCGAACCCGAAGAACCTAAAGAGTGCATAAAGATTGAACAAATGTTCAAGGACTACGGGCTGGGTAAgtgaaaacgatttttttccattacaCAGAAAACACTGCAAACATCTCCATCGTTGAATGTACCGGTTCATCGGGATGCCTGCGAGGAGTTGGGCATGCGCAGTACAAGTGATTGCGCACTATCTTTTTTCAGCAGGGGATACGTGGAAAACGTATCCTGGATGTGGTCAGTAGTATTTGTGCAACAGTGAAAGGGCGATTGAGTTTTATTTCGCATGTCACATCACACAAAGGCAAATGTAAAAATCGATATTCGTTTAGATTCATTTAATAGACAGTCACACTTTACTGAGACCGAGTAAACTTTGAAAAAGGGTTCTATAAAATAAGATAAGCTGACGCCCAACTTGTTTCATACAGAGTGTTACTCATACTGATTCCAATTCTTGGATAGTACATCGTCAAACCTGTGCTACAGCAATATGAacggaatggaaggaaactgTAAATCGACACCCCTCTTTATTTGCAGCGTGATTAATCCATGTATGTCAATCCGATTTTGCACTCTTAACTCACATGTGGGACATGTGTTGCctgtaaaattaaataaatcgaAGATACAAAACAAGTTGTCTCATACCCAccatgcttctttttttttgcagatacTTGGTTTAACCCAGCAAGACTACACCCCAAAGGTAAGCATTTCAAGAGCCCAAGCAAAACACTATCCCAAGCCGTCAATAATTtattagcaaagcaaaatgcgctcgaaagagagcgaaaatAATAGGGGTTGCTTGCATTAAAAAGTAACACGCACAATGCATCTGCACATTCGGACGATGAGGGCAAATATTCCATTAGTTGCACCGTGTTTTACAATATTAAAACTTTTCATTAACATTTTTCCAGTAATTTTATAGGGTATCACTTTTTGAGGCAAGAATTATACTTGTTTCAGAAAACGTTCCCGAATATTGGTGTGTTAAATGTGCAGCCCACTATTCATTGATATAAGTGTGTTTTAGCTTTGAATGGTTAATATATAAAACCCTCAACATTTTCGAAGAAATGAGGCAGAGCACGACAATTGCAGTGGTGCCAACACTTTGACTAATAAATATCGCGAACAACTGATACAAGACGCTGTTTAGCTAATTACCTTATTAATTAATAAGCACAGCTATTATTGAACAAATCTAAATTTTCTCATACTGTGTAACTAATCTATACATAACCGTAGGAAGAAGATTCGGCTGGACTATCCTGCGTTTCGTATAGAATTCCAACCAACaaattgttggttttttttattgcttaccGAAAACCTGTTttactgtaaaaaaaaacccgatttgaaaattttgttcGCCAAGCTTAGAAACATAACATGAAACTGCACAAGAAAAAATCGAACTGAAAAAAATTTATGCTGTTATGAGAGGCAGAccgaatttaaatttaaaaagtcTAGAAGATATCTCTTATGTCAAGTCGTTGGCTGTCAACATGCACAGCTTTGACCGAACTGGACCAGGGCTTCGCGGAGAACCAAgatttgtaaaaataaaacagtgaCTAACAAATTGCCAAAAAAAGGATAAGTTATAAATAAACGTTCTCCTTTGATTGAACGAAACTCTGCGGTTCGATTGTAAAGTTCTAACGCGATCCTAGTAGCACATTTTCGCAATATTTTGCTTGCCATCTCGTGCAAATCGCAATCTTCTTGGAGCGATTCTAGTCAGTGGTGGATGAGTTCttgtcaacaacaacaaatacaGCGCGAGAGACAAAACGATGGCTGCGAATGCTTTTGCAGATATTCTAGTTTTAGAAGCTTCTGATTTCACCAAAGATGGAAGTAAGCATAAGCATCGTTTGCCCCCTAACAAACACAGTACATTATGTAAAGCGTAGAGCCGATCAGATCCAACCAACATGTGAATGCCGCAGGTAGTAAGGAAGTAAGGAATAGACCGAAAATTTGTAGGTCAGTAAGGAAAACCGTGCACTGTatgtgaaaagcaaaaaaaaatcacatcccTTAATGCCAGTTATATGAGGAACAGCACAGTTCAGGTGTGAAAATTCGGTTACCATTTCCCTGTGACGCCTCAGCTGTGTGCTACCCCTGTGTGTGTACAGCTGCGGTTGTTTGGCTGCGCCAGATAAATGCAGCAGTCGTGTTTGACACCTGCTACCTGGAAAAGTTTTTGTGGGGTTTGGGAACACTGCTCGGAGCTTGGCGATCATCGAAGGAAGGATTAAGTGTTGAGTTGGAAGTCGACTGCTAGCTGCCCACAGCACAACACATCCGTAGCCGAAGCTTAAAGTTTGTTCAAGATGGTAAAACGGCAAAACTCGCGTGTTTCTAATGGAAATGGCCATTACAATCGCATGGACTTGCCTCCCCGCGGCCCAGGTAAATACGCAGGCAAAATAGCAGAGCAGAAAACGGAACCGCAAGTAGATCGAGAGAGCAGGATAAGCAAGCGATCTTTGGCAACGTGTCAATACCTGGCTGCCGTGGCGCGCCGAACAGCCTCGGCGGCGCCGTTAAACTTACTTAACTCGTCTTCCAGCAgcgcaccagcaccagcccaGCGaaggtttaaaatttaataattatcTTTTTGTGCCTTCTTTCCAGTGGAATCTCTTATTTACTGGCGCGATTTAAAGAAGTCGGCAGTCGTGTTCGGTGGCGGACTTGCCATTTTGCTGGCAATGTCGCTGTTTTCGCTGATTAGCGTATTTTCGTACCTATCGCTGCTGCTCCTGTTCGGAACCATCTCTTTTCGAATCTATAAGAACGTGCTGCAGGCCGTTCAGAAGACATCTGAAGGCCACCCATTCAAGTAATTATTTGTGGTTTTGCTCGAATTTCCCCCGGTGCAATGTTATCTAATTGCGGCTTAATATTGCAGGGAGTACTTGGACATGGATCTTACCCTGTCCCAGGAGAAGGTGCAGCAGCTGGCTACATTTGCGGTGGCTCACGTGAATGCATTGCTGACTGGATTGCGTCGCCTGTTTCTGGTGGAAGATCTGGTCGATTCGATCAAATTTGGAGTGCTGCTGTACTGGCTGACATACGTTGGGGCAATCTTCAATGGCATTACTTGCGTAATGATCGGTACGTGTGAAAAATCGGTCTCGTTCGCTGCTTTCCGTTACCGGCATCTGCTAACATTTCTTCcacgcacatacacatttTGCAGGATTCGTTGCACTGTTCACCTTGCCAAAAGTAtatgaaaacaacaaacaatcgaTTGACACTCACATAGAGATCGTGCGAAGCAAAATTCAGGAAATTACCGAAAAGTAAGTGTTCCCACTAGCGCACTCGTGGGTCGGTGGGTCAGCCGTAAATGATTGCGTGCGAGATATGGTACATTCGCTcatttttgtacattttagGGTTAAAGCTGCTATTCCGTTGGGCAAAAAGGCGGAAACCGAGAAAACCAAGTAAAGACGTATCTGCAATCGCGCTTTTGAAGGCACAAGGAGCCATCGGAGGAAAAAAGCTACTGCTAAACACAGGATATTATTAGCATTCGACTATTTGCTGTTATTTGTCATTTTGCTTTCGAAGTTTTACGCAAACTTTCCGTTTGAATCTGCTTTGTAATGCCATCATCGTGAGAAGTGTTGTGTGAAGAATTGGACGACAAATTTTTTAATGTCAGTAGACTTCCTGATAGTAGCCATTTAAAACACTTCTAAACCTAAATGAACgaacaaaagggaaaacaaaaacaaggtCCATAATATTGCACGGGCGAAAATGGAGTCATTGAGATTATGTGGCTTGCCACGTAGCGGAAAACATAGTGTTATTCTCTTAAGAAAATATAACATACCTTGAAGTTGCGTGTGATTGTATTGAAATTGAGCGTTGCGAATGCTTTATTGGCGGAGCCAAGATGTCacgttttgttattttcgaACGCACCTATTGTATTGTCTTTTGCATGCATTTTATATCCTCGTTGGTTTTTGTACGTTTTCAAACTTTACCCACCCCCCCTTTTCACGTTTACGAAAGACAGAAAGATGTTGGATGGAAATGAAGCAAGCTAAAGCGCTGTAGGGCCAATACGAAACTCCATGTAGAATTTACACAGCACATGCTTAAATTAC
It contains:
- the LOC118514048 gene encoding reticulon-1 isoform X1, which produces MQSLNMDNFQENRENSLLDLSFENIAPALATDGTLGNTLGTVENREDLLFTSIAEPEAKSKDGDVFDECMPMVNSTFGTEKLTDQNEPFSVVEQVPSAASQNVSNEFSNPEPNEEIESDYMNPYADIRSQKEEKPSILDESAAAPFSDAPVELEPEPEKVVAPQGNAAQTLDKVVAKSEPEEPKECIKIEQMFKDYGLDTWFNPARLHPKVESLIYWRDLKKSAVVFGGGLAILLAMSLFSLISVFSYLSLLLLFGTISFRIYKNVLQAVQKTSEGHPFKEYLDMDLTLSQEKVQQLATFAVAHVNALLTGLRRLFLVEDLVDSIKFGVLLYWLTYVGAIFNGITCVMIGFVALFTLPKVYENNKQSIDTHIEIVRSKIQEITEKVKAAIPLGKKAETEKTK
- the LOC118514048 gene encoding reticulon-3-A isoform X2, with the protein product MNGMEGNCKSTPLFICSVINPYTWFNPARLHPKVESLIYWRDLKKSAVVFGGGLAILLAMSLFSLISVFSYLSLLLLFGTISFRIYKNVLQAVQKTSEGHPFKEYLDMDLTLSQEKVQQLATFAVAHVNALLTGLRRLFLVEDLVDSIKFGVLLYWLTYVGAIFNGITCVMIGFVALFTLPKVYENNKQSIDTHIEIVRSKIQEITEKVKAAIPLGKKAETEKTK
- the LOC118514048 gene encoding reticulon-3-A isoform X4 produces the protein MAANAFADILVLEASDFTKDGMESLIYWRDLKKSAVVFGGGLAILLAMSLFSLISVFSYLSLLLLFGTISFRIYKNVLQAVQKTSEGHPFKEYLDMDLTLSQEKVQQLATFAVAHVNALLTGLRRLFLVEDLVDSIKFGVLLYWLTYVGAIFNGITCVMIGFVALFTLPKVYENNKQSIDTHIEIVRSKIQEITEKVKAAIPLGKKAETEKTK
- the LOC118514048 gene encoding reticulon-3-A isoform X3; the encoded protein is MVKRQNSRVSNGNGHYNRMDLPPRGPVESLIYWRDLKKSAVVFGGGLAILLAMSLFSLISVFSYLSLLLLFGTISFRIYKNVLQAVQKTSEGHPFKEYLDMDLTLSQEKVQQLATFAVAHVNALLTGLRRLFLVEDLVDSIKFGVLLYWLTYVGAIFNGITCVMIGFVALFTLPKVYENNKQSIDTHIEIVRSKIQEITEKVKAAIPLGKKAETEKTK